The region CATGGCTTGAATCGCAACCACGGTACCCGGCTCCTGAGCCAGCGACATGAACAAAAAGCGCAGCGTGAACATCAGGCTGGCAAAAGCGAGCAGCGGCAGCTCCTTGAACTTGTCGCCATATCTGCTGAGCAGGAAGAAGATGGGGATCTCACTGAGCGCAGAAGCCAGCAGTGCCCAGCCCACGATTTCATCCCCTGCATTCATGCCCTTGAGGCTGATCGTCAGAAAGGCCTCGTTCATCCGGTAGCCGATGGCAAGCAGGAAGACAGAGCCGAAGAACCACAGCACTTCCTTTTGCAGCAGAATCTCCCGGAGTCCGGAGCCCTTCAGCGGTTTGTCCGTAGATTCCTTGTCTACAGAGAGCGGTGCCGCTTCGGTTCGCTTCACATCCTTCAGCCCAATCGTAATCAGCAGCGCGGTTACGACAATGACAATACAAATCGCTACGCTGTACTGAGGTCCCAGCGTTCTGAGTACATAGCCGATTGTAAGGGCGAAGAAGGAGTATCCGAGTGAGCCGAATACACGGATGGCGATGAAATTCCGACCGTGGCGCTGGGCTATTTTGATAGCCATCGTATCTGCCAGCGGAAAGACAGGGTAATAGAAGAAATAGAAAAAGGACAAAATAAGCATGACACTAGAAAAATCGTTGGCTCTGGCCAGAATAATGGCGGTAATCAGCTGGCCTCCAAGCAGGAGGGCCATAATCTTACGGACGGTACCCAGCCGGTCACTCATCATACTCCAGAACAGGTTAGAGAGAATTGAGATTAACGGGCCTACAGAGTAGAGCAGACCCATTTGCGGACTGCTGAAGCCCAGGTGGGCATAAAATAACGGGAAATAAGAAACAACCAGCACACTGGTGCCGTACAGCGTAAACATAAAGGATCGCAGCCAGTTTTGATCACTGTATTGGCCGCCGCTCCGCCTCGCATTCATGATTGTGCACTCCTTCGGGATATAGAAAAGTATAGTATAGCATAAAGCGGAGAAGCCGGGGGTTCCGTAAAATATCGATTTTCTGAATCTTTCAAGAGTTTGCGAAAGTGATTTTGTTGTTTGTACAAATCCGCTCTGCATATTATAATAATCATGATTTGGATAAGGAGACAACAATGTGGAGGCACTGTCATTGAATGAATTTGAGCAAGGCCGTAACCGTAGTCCGCGCGGTCCTATTGGACTCATGAAGAGGGTCTATAAGTACGTGCTGCCGGAAGTGCGATCATGTCTCGATTTCTGGCGCAAGGATGCAGAAGGAATTCCCGATCCCGAGCTCCGCAAGCAAGCGCTTGCCAGCATTGAAACGAAGCAGTTTCATTGCGAAGGCGGCGGAATCTATGCCGCCGGCAATTTGTCGATGAGACATATACTGATTCCGCTAATTGTTGCCTATCAGACGATCAGTGATTATTTGGACAACCTGTGTGACCGCAGTACTTCGCTTGACCCGGCTGATTTCCGGCTGCTGCATAAGTCTATGCTGGATGCGGTTACCCCCGGCGCAGAGCCTGTGAACTATTACGCGCTGCGCACGGAACAGAATGACGGCGGATACCTGCACAGACTGGTCCGCAAATGCCAGGAGATGACCTCCCGGCTACCCGGATACGGTGCTGCTGCTGAAGAGGTCTATAATCTGGCCGTATTGTATACCGATCTTCAGGTCTATAAGCACATTCACCCGGAGCTTAGAGAAGCTGCCCTCAAGGAATGGTGGGAGAAGGAGGGGCACCGGGCGCCTCATCTCCAGTGGAATGAATTTGCGGCCGCAACCGGTTCAACCCTAGGCGTATTTATGCTTTTTCTGGCATCCTGTGATCCTAAGCTAAGTACAGTGGCATCCTCATCCATTCGTGCTGCTTATTTTCCGAATGTGTGCGGTCTGCATATCATGCTGGATTATCTGATTGACCAGGATGAAGACCGGGCCGGCGGTGATCTCAATTTCTGCAATTATTATGAGAATACGGATATGATGCTGAACCGGATCGCTTCCATTGTGGAGTGGGCCCGCAAGGATGTCCGTAGTCTTCCCGAGAACTCCATGCACCGTATGATCATCGAAGGACTGCTGGCCCTCTATTTATCCGATCCCAAGGTTAGTGAGCAGCGGGAGGTCCGCTCGGTATCCCGTAGGCTGATGAAGAATAGTCCGCTGACCAGGCTCTTCTTCTTCGTCAACAGCCGCTGGATACGCAAACACATGTATTAGATGCTGCTGTGTTTTCTTCAGGTAAGGGGAGAGACCGGCACAAATTTAAGGAGGAACTAACAGAATGTCAAACGTAAAAAAAATCGCAGTATTAACCAGCGGTGGAGACTCCCAAGGGATGAACGCCGCAGTGCGTGCGGTTGTCCGCAGCGCGATCTACTTCGGAATTGAGGTATTCGGCATTCAGCGTGGATATCAGGGCCTGCTGAACCGCGACATTTTCCCGATGGATCTGCGCAGTGTCGGAGATATCATCCAGCGCGGAGGAACCGTTCTGCAGTCTGCACGCTGTCTGGAGTTCATGAAGCCGGAAGGCCAGCAGAAGGGTGCTGACATTCTGAATGAGCTCGGCATCGACGGTCTGGTTGTTATCGGCGGAGACGGTTCTTATCATGGCGCCAACAAGCTCAGCAAGCTGGGAATCAAGACGATGGCTCTTCCGGGAACCATAGATAATGATATCTCTTTCACGGATTACACAATTGGATTCGATACGGCCGTAGGCGTGGTCGTGGATGCGATCAATAAACTGCGCGACACTATGTCTTCCCATGAACGTTCATCCATTGTGGAGGTTATGGGCCGTCACTGCGGGGACATCGCTCTGCATGCGGGTCTTGCTTCCGGGGCGGAGACGATTCTGGTGCCGGAAATGCCTTATGATCTGAATGAGGTAGCGGACCGGATGAAGGATAACTTCGCACGCGGCAAACGTCACAGTATTGTCATTGTAGCTGAAGGCGTCGGCAAAGGTGAGGATGTGGCTCAGGCGCTCAAAGACCGCCATGCTTCCCTGGATGCCCGTGTTACGGTTCTGGGACATATTCAGCGGGGGGGTACTCCAACTCCGGGAGACCGTAACCTTGCCAGCCGTCTGGCTGATTTCGCGGTCCGCAAGCTGATCGAAGGCGAATCAGACAAGGCATGCGGGATTATTAAAGGGGAACTGGTTCTTACTGATATCGACAAGGTAGTGAACACGAAGAAAGATTTCAATATCGAGCTGTATGAATTGGCTTCCCGTCTATCCCAGTAACAACTACAAGAATTCATCCAATCTCCAATCCTTAGCGGAGCAGTCATCCTTCCATTACCGGAAGAGGCTGCTCCGTTTTTTGGCTTGACTATATACCCCTACCCGTATATTATAATACCCATATGGGTATACAAATAGGAGGGAAACAATATGAGCAGAACTATAGTCATTATCGGCGGAGTTGCCGGAGGGGCATCCGCTGCAGCACGATTAAGAAGATTGAACGAAGAAGATAACATTATAATTATAGAGCGGGGAGAGCATGTTTCTTTTGCCAACTGCGGCTTGCCTTATTATATTGGGGAGACTATTGATTCAAGAGATAAGCTGTTCCTGCAGACACCGGCTGGTATACAGGCGCGCTTTAATATCGATGTGAGAATCTTCACCGAGGCAACGGCGATTGACCGTGAACGCAAGCAGGTACATTGCCGCAATGTTACGACAGGTGAAACGCTGCACATTCCGTATGATATTGTAGTGCTCTCTCCAGGCGCGAAGCCTATCGTTCCGCCGTTTCCCGGAATCGCTGAGGCGGATAACCTGTTTACACTAAGGAATATTCCGGATACAGACCGTATCAAGGCATATGTGGACAACCGTCACCCCCGGCATGCCACTGTAATTGGAGCAGGTTTTATCGGCCTTGAAATGGCTGAGAATCTCCGGGAGCGGGGACTTGACGTAACCGTAATTGACCGGGGGGAGCAGATTCTGAACCCGCTTGACCTGGAGATGGTTCGTCCGCTGGAGGAGCATATGCGTCTGCATGGGGTAGAGCTGCGGCTGAATGAGGGCGTAGAGGCTTTTGAACAACAAGGCCGTCTGGTTCGTCTCTCATCAGGCGGGGAGCTCAGCACGGATATGGTTATTCTGGCGATCGGGGTCAGTCCTGAGAATGACCTGGCCCGAAGCTGCGGGCTTGAGCTGGGCATCCGCGGGGCGGTAAAGGTGAATGCTTCGCTGCAGACAAGTGATCCGGCTATCTATGCTGTTGGAGATGTCATTGAAGTGAAGGACCGTGTTCAGGGGTTCGATACCATGGTGTCCCTTGCCTGGGGTGCCAACCGTCAGGGGCGTCTGGCCGCTGATCATATCAATGGCCGGAAAGCCTCGTATACAGGAGCATTAGGTACTGCGATTATCAAGCTCTTCGATATGACAGCTGCGCTGACCGGAAACAATGAGAAGACGCTTCGTTCACTGGGCGTTCCCTTTGAAGCTGTGCATATCCATCCGAATTCCCACGCCGGCTACTACCCCGGTGCTGCACCGATAGCGCTCAAGCTGCTGTTCAACCCGCAGACAGGTGAGATTTATGGAGCGCAAGCAGCCGGAAGTGCCGGTGTCGACAAAAGAATAGATGTCATTGCCACCGCTATCCGCAGCAAGCTTAAGGCTGATAAGCTGGCGGATCTGGAGCTGGCCTATGCGCCGCCGTATTCCTCGGCCAAAGATCCGGTCAATATGGCGGGCTATGTGGCCTCCAATCTGATGGAGGGACTCGTCCGTAATCTGCAATGGCATGAAGTGGACGAATTCGCCCGCAATGGCGGTTTTATTATTGATGTCCGAGATGAAGCAGAGCGGTTAGCCGGTTATATCCCGGGTTCCATCAATATTCCTCTGGCTGAGCTGAGAGAGCGGCTTACAGCGATTCCGGGGGATAAGGAGATCGCTGTATCCTGTCAGGTAGGGCTGCGCGGCTACATTGCTGCCCGGATGTTAACCCAATACGGATATGCAGTACGAAACGTTGACGGAGGCTACAAAACATACGCAGCAATGGCAAGAGGGAATAGCACTGGAGATTCCGGGAAGTCAGGGGCACTGGTTTTGAAAAAAGATGCCCCGTCTCCCGCCAGTATCGTTCATATCCAGGAACAGCTTAGCAGTAAGCCTCAGCTCTTACTGGATGCTTGCGGATTACAGTGCCCCGGCCCTATACTCAAAGTATATGAGACAATAAATTCTATGGAGGAAGGACAGCGGGTAGAGATCACTGCAACGGATTTCGGGTTTGCCGCTGACATCAGGCAGTGGTGCAGCAAGACGGGGAATACGCTGGAAGCTGTGGATGTATCCGGAGGCAAGGTTCAGGCACTGGTGCGCAAGGGACAAGACCCGGCAGACAGAACCGGGGGAGCGGCGGAACAGGCAGCAGTCTCAGAAGGGACAACAATGATTGTATTCAGCGGAGATCTGGACAAAACGATCGCTTCCTTCATTATTGCAACAGGCGCTGCAGCGATGGGCAAGCAGGTCACCATGTTCTTTACCTTCTGGGGGCTTAATGTTCTGCGCCGGGGGCAGTCACCGCAGGTGAAGAAGAATACACTCGACCGGATATTTGGCCTGATGATGCCGAAGGGAACGCGGAAGCTTCCTTTATCCAGAATGAACATGGGCGGGCTTGGCGCCAAAATGATCCGTTATACGATGCGCCGCAAGAATGTGGAGTCCCTGGAGAATCTGATGCAGGGCGCTCTGAATGCGGGAGTTAAGTTGATGGCCTGCACAATGAGTATGGATATCATGGGCATCAAGCAGGAGGAATTAATTGAAGGTGTAGACTTCGGCGGTGTTGCCAGCTATCTCGGAGCTGCCGAGGACTCAGGCGTGAACCTATTCATCTAGAGGGGGCTGATTGAGAGTGGAATATGATAAAGCTATTACCAACCGTTTGAAACGTATTGAAGGTCAGGTAAGAGGCGTGTTAGGGATGCTGGAGGAAGGCAAGGACTGCCGTGAGATTGTGACTCAGCTGACTGCGATCCGAACAGCGGTAGACCGCTCTATCGGTGCAGTGATCGGAGATAACCTGGAACATTGTATCCAGGAAGAGCTGACGAAGGGGAATTCCCCTGAGCAAGTGATTAAGGAAGCGGTGGATCTGCTGGTAAAAAGCCGGTGATGAAAAACAGCCACAGACGAAGGGGAGCTCCCGAATGTCTGTGGCTGTTTTTGGTTCTGCATCGAAGCTATAGCTGCACTTTGTGGCGTTAATTCACGCCTTCTCCGGGGCGAATCTGCGCTGCACCCTGACGAGCCGGGCCAGGAGCAGAATTGCGCCGATTCCAAGTCCCGTAATGAGGCCAATCCAGTAGCCGTAGGCCCCAAGCTCAGTATAGGTGGCGAGCAGGTATCCGACAGGCAGGCCGATCACCCAATAGGCAATGAAGCAGATGACGAACGCAGGATTAACATCCTTATATCCGCGCAGCACACCTTGTGTCGGGGTTGCGATAGCATCGGAGATCTGGAAGAAGATTGCGTAGATCAGGAAATGCTGGATCAGCGAGATCACCTCATGGTCATCCGAATACAGCCCGGCCACATGATTCCCGGCGAAGAGCAGCACCAGTGCTGTGAGCAGGGAGAGAACAGCCGCCGTACCAATGCCCATAATGCCATACTGGCGTGCGTCCTTCAGCCGGCCGGAGCCGCTCTCGAAGCCGACGAGAATCGTCAGACTCATGCAGATGCTCAGCGGAATCATATAGAGGGTGGAAGCGAAGTTAATGGCCGCCTGATGGGCAGCGATTGTAATGGTATCGAAGCGGCTCATCAGCAGGGTTACAGCCGAGAACACCGCCGTCTCGAAAAAGATCGAAAAGCCGATAGGCACACCAATCTTCAGCAGCTCCTTGAGGCTTACCAGGGACATCGCGTGAAATTTACGGAAAATCTGCAGGCTCCGGAAAGGCTCGGCCTGGTAGACGAAGATTAGGGCAATCAGGAAGATGACCCAATACGTGATCGCAGAGGCAACGCCTGCGCCCACTCCGCCAAGGCGGGGGAAGCCGAAGTTGCCGAAGATCAGCAGATAGTTAAGCCCCACATTGACCGGCAAGGCAATCAGGGTGATGAACATGGAGACGCGGGTCTGGCCCAGGGCATCAATACAGCTGCGGACAACGGTATAGCCAAACAGCGGGATAACGCCGAAGGAGATGGCACCGAGGAAGCGGAAGGCAATATCGCGTACCGCAGGCTCCAGATTCATGAAATTCAGGATCGGTGTGAGAGCGAGGCTGCCAAGAATCAGCACGAGCACCGATACGATCAGGGAGAGCCAAATGCCCTGCATCACCTGGTTGGCCACCTCCTTGTCACGCTTGCTGCCGAGGAGATGAGACACAATGGGTGTGATCCCCATAAGAATACCGCTGAGGCCAGTCTGGATCGGAATCCACAGGCTTGTGCCGATGGCTACGCCGGCCAGATCATTCGTGCCGAATTTGCCGGACATATTGGTGTCGAAGAAGGTAATGGCCGACAATGCAATCTGAGTAATCAGAATCGGAAGCAATATATGCAGGAATTGCCCGGCCTTTTGCTTAATGGAAGAAGTCTGTTTCATAATCATCAATGCCCCGTTATCTTTATTTTGAATACTTATATTCCCAGTAAAAAGCCCGGCAGCTGCCGGGCTCTGGATATCGTGCGGCTATGGATACATCCGGATAATTGCAGAAAGCTTATTGGTCGTACTTCACATCGGCGGTATAGCGGTTATTGGCATTCCAGAGCAGGAATTCGTCGATATTCTGATCCTTCAAGGCACGGATCTGATCTTCAACCTGCTTCTTGCCGTATTTGACATAATGCCCGCTGCCCAGCCAGCTGGCGGTGAAATCCTGAATCCATGGGCGGATCACCGGTTTGTAGCTGCCTAGCGGATTCAGCTTCTTGTGCGTATCAACCATTGAGCCCTTAATGGTAGCATAAGGGTCTTTGTCCGGGTCCTTCACATCGAACCAGCCGGTGGAATAATGGCTCGGATAGACCATCGGGCTGATAACATCGACATTCTTGGAGATCTTCACGAAATCCTGGCCGATGCCTTCTGCGGCAGGTACCGAGGCGGCATAACCGAAGATATCTACAGAGATTCGAACTCCCAGCGGTGCCAGCTCAGCTTTGGCATACTTGACAAAGTCGGCGATGATTTCGACGCGCGGTCTGTCGCTCTTCGTGTATTTCAGAGTGTCCGCACGCTTCTCGAAGCCTTCAGGGAAGCGTACATAGTCAAACTGGATTTCCTTGAACCCGAGCTTAACGGCCTCCTTGGCAATATCTACGTTATACTTCCACACATTTTCATTATAAGGATTGACGAAGCTGTCTCCGCCTTTGTTGGCCCAGACAGAGCCGTCTTTGTTGACGAAGGATAATTCCTTGTTCTTCTTGGCGAGCACAGAATCCTTGAATACTACAATCCGCGCAATCGGGTAGACATTATGCTCCTTCAGGCGGGTCATCAGCTTGCTGATATCACCTATGAACGGCTGGGGATGTCCCATTTGCTGAAGCTCAGCATTGTCCGTCTTGTAGGTGATGTATCCGGCATCATCCTTAATGTCGATGACCATGGAGTTGAGCTCAGTCTTGTCCAGCAGGGCAAGCAGGGTCTCCATCCGTGCGCCTCCGGCGCTATAGGCAGTCACGTATATCCCTTTAACCTTGGGAGCATCCGGCTGCGGATCAGCAATACGAGCTGTCTCCGGCGATGCGCTTGGTGAAGGTGCAGGAGAGGCAGTGCCGCCTCCGTTCGGTGAGGCTGAGTCCGGATTCGTTGTGTTTTCTGTGACGATGGGGGGATTCATGGCGCCCTGCAGTACTGCTGCCACATCGGCTTCATGTCCTTGATTAGGGACACCCACGCCTCCCAGTGCCATCATCAGTAAAGCCCAGGTGATATTCATTTCTTATTCGCTCCCTTTATGTACATTCCTTATAAAGTATAAGGTAACGGATGCACCCAAAAAGAACAGACTTGTAACAATACCCGTAATTTTTTGATGTCATCTTTCCGCTCTTGTTGTTTATAAACGGGATGTACAGATTTTGAACCGCTGAATATAAAAGTAAATGCCGCCCCGGACTGGCACGAAGGCCAACGACCAGGGCGGCAACTATTACAACTTGCTCTTTAGGGCAGCTTGCTCAATGAAGATACGCAGAATTCTGATGCTCGCAAATGCTGTAATGGATGATATCCATGGCATCTGCCGGTTCCAGAATACTCAGACCGTCACGCAGTACGATTACAGAATTGAGTTCGTCCTGCTTCAGGAACGGTATCATATCCGGATACCACCTCATGACGATTGCTGACAGTTTTACCGTTTCCATTTCCACAAAAATCACCCTTTCCTTTTTCGAATCGAACTGAATCAGAATTCAGGGTCCACCCGGAAAAACGAAGTGCCTGGAAAAAAGAGGGTAAATCACAATCTTCATGAAATTGTTAAGGTCCTGCGTAGCTATAATATAACATAATTTGAACGGATAAGCATTTTCTTATAAATTACCGTTTGCGGAAAGAGCCCATCACACCGACAGTCTCGACAATATTAACAAAAGCCTGCGGGTCACTTGTTTTGATAATGCGTTTCAGCTCTGCAAGCTCATACCGAGTGGTCACTGTCATTAGCATGTCCCGTTCTACATGAGAATAAGCACCTTCTGTCTTAAATTTTGTAACTCCGCGCTGAAGGCCCAGCAATTGCTGCAGCAGCTCGTCAGTCCGGTTGGTGATGATGTACACGGTAACTTTGATATGGCTGATATGAATCAAGTCGACCACCTTACCGGTGACGTAAATGGACACCATAGATGCCAGCGCCAGATTCCAGTTGTCGTCAAAATAAGCCGCCGCAAGAATGACGAGGCCGTTAAGGCCGACCAGTACACTGCCTACCGGGAAGTCCCGGTACCGTGTTATAATGGAACCCAGAATATCGAAGCCGCCCGAAGAGCCTCCTACGCGGAAGGATATACCGGCCCCCACACCTACAAGCACCCCTCCGAATACAGAGGCGAGCAGCATATCCGAGGATACCTGAACGACAGGCACGACTGTCATCAACCAGGTTGTTGCCCCTACAGAGACAATGCTCAGAATGATAAATCTCCGGCCCAGCTGGAACCATCCGGCAGCAAGCAGCGGGATGTTGAAGAGTAAATACAGTAAGCTGATGTTAAAAGGAGTGAAATAACCGGCCAGCATGGCAAGGCCGGATACGCCTCCGCTGAGCAGTCTGTGGGGGATCAGGAACAGATTAAAGCCGCTTGCGATCATCGCTGACCCGAAGAGAACGGCAAGAAAGCTCCCGAATAGTCTTAATTTAACCAAGCAAATTCACCTCTGAGTGTAGTGTGAGTGTCATGTAAGTAATGAAAGTAAGGAATACACTGGTATTCCTGATTGGGTTTGTGATATAATGTATAGGATATTCTTGAGTAGGACGTTACAATGGTATTTTTGCATTGCTTAGAATGCGAAGCTGCAATTGTCAGGTGTAAGTAGTGGCCTGATCATAGGACATTTTTTTGTCCCAATACGCGCTAAACCATGCAGGAAATACGGCATGATTGGACAGCCTATAAATGTGTTTACCGCTACTTAAGAATACAGACAAGCATGTGGAATGTCCACTGTATAGAAGGAGCATGAATAATTTGAAAACATTCGCAGAATTCGGCTTGGAGCCAAAAGTACTTCAAGCAATCACAGAGCTAGGATTTGAGGAAGCAACACCCATTCAGGAGCAGGCTATCCCGCTTGCTATGGCCGGATCGGATCTTATCGGACAGGCACAGACGGGTACAGGTAAGACCGCAGCCTTCGGGATCCCCCTCATCTCCAAGATCGCAAGAGAAGAAGAGAAGATTCTGGCACTGATAATGACGCCAACACGTGAGCTTGCCATCCAGGTTGCTGAAGAGATCGGTAAGTTGACCCGCTTCAAAGGACTTCGTTCACTGGCCATCTACGGCGGGCAGGATATCGGCCGCCAGATCCGCGGACTGAAGAGAAAACCACAGATTATCATTGGTACACCGGGACGCCTCCTGGACCATATCAACCGCAAGACCATCCGCCTGGATGATGTTCAGACGATCGTACTGGATGAAGCCGATGAAATGCTTGACATGGGCTTCATGGAGGATATCCAGACTATCCTCAAGCTCGTTCCTGAAGAACGTCAGACCATGCTCTTCTCGGCTACTATGCCTCCTAACATCCAACGCCTTGCCCAGCAGTTCCTGAAGAACCCGCAGCATGTATCCGTAATTCCTAAGCAGATTAGCGCACCGCTTATCGACCAGGCTTACATTGAAGTGCCTGAACGCCAGAAGTTCGAAGCGCTTAGCCGCTTGATTGACATGGAATCGCCTGATCTGGCGATTGTATTCGGCCGTACGAAGCGCCGGGTAGACGAGCTTGCTGAAGGCTTGCAGAAGCGCGGCTATTCCGCTGACGGCCTGCATGGCGACTTGTCGCAGAATCAGCGTGACGCTGTAATGCGCAAATTCCGCGATGGCAGCATTGATGTACTGGTAGCTACAGACGTAGCTGCACGCGGCCTGGACGTATCCGGCGTAACGCATGTAATCAACTTTGACCTTCCGCAGGACCCTGAGAGCTATGTACACCGTATCGGCCGTACTGGCCGCGCCGGCAAAGAAGGAACGGCATGGTCCTTCGTAACTCCGCGTGAGATTGACCATTTGCACCTGATCGAACGTGTTACCCGTCACCGCATTACCCGCAAACCGCTTCCTACAATGGCTGAGGCTATTGAAGGCAAACAGCGCATTACTGCTGAACGTTTGCTGGCTATGGTTGAGACTGGTGAACTTAATGAATACAAAGGTATTGCCATTCAATTGCTGGAGCAATATGATTCTGTACAGCTGCTGTCCGCAGCGATGAAGCTTCTTACCGGCGACAACAAGGATGCGCAAATTGAATTGACTCCTGAAGATCCGATCCGTGCCAAGCGCCGCGGCGGCAAGAACGATATCCGCAGCGGGCGTAAGCCTAACGGCGGCTATGGCGGCAACCGTTCCGGTTCCGGTTCTAGCTCCGGTGGCGGCTATCGCGGTAACCGGGACAATGCAAGCGGCGGCGGATATCGCGGAAATCGTGACAATGCCAGCAGCGGCGGAAGCACCCGTGGCGGCTATAGCAGCG is a window of Paenibacillus sp. FSL H3-0469 DNA encoding:
- a CDS encoding DEAD/DEAH box helicase, which produces MKTFAEFGLEPKVLQAITELGFEEATPIQEQAIPLAMAGSDLIGQAQTGTGKTAAFGIPLISKIAREEEKILALIMTPTRELAIQVAEEIGKLTRFKGLRSLAIYGGQDIGRQIRGLKRKPQIIIGTPGRLLDHINRKTIRLDDVQTIVLDEADEMLDMGFMEDIQTILKLVPEERQTMLFSATMPPNIQRLAQQFLKNPQHVSVIPKQISAPLIDQAYIEVPERQKFEALSRLIDMESPDLAIVFGRTKRRVDELAEGLQKRGYSADGLHGDLSQNQRDAVMRKFRDGSIDVLVATDVAARGLDVSGVTHVINFDLPQDPESYVHRIGRTGRAGKEGTAWSFVTPREIDHLHLIERVTRHRITRKPLPTMAEAIEGKQRITAERLLAMVETGELNEYKGIAIQLLEQYDSVQLLSAAMKLLTGDNKDAQIELTPEDPIRAKRRGGKNDIRSGRKPNGGYGGNRSGSGSSSGGGYRGNRDNASGGGYRGNRDNASSGGSTRGGYSSGYGGNSGSSSSYGGGYKGNRDGASRNTDGRSSSRPSSTSTRPAKQDFDA